From a single Fulvivirga ulvae genomic region:
- a CDS encoding decaprenyl-phosphate phosphoribosyltransferase, with the protein MGKVGDVIRLIRVKQWVKNVFLFIPIFFAGEIFNVNKLLMVLTGFGIYCMCASAVYILNDIKDVDLDRIHPEKSKRPLASGAISLVTAYFLYAIFLVSSLVLSFTIDVNFFVIIVAYMLINVAYSLGLKKISILDLMLVSIGFVLRVVAGGVVADVPLSHWLIIMTFLLSLFIVLAKRRDDLVEFKNSGKVLRASSQHYNLDYIHSILTMLSAILITAYITYTLSDDIQQQFHTDDLYLTSIFVIAGVMRYIQITMVENNSGFPTSILYKDRFIHFTLVGWLLSFYLIIYVIKV; encoded by the coding sequence ATGGGGAAAGTTGGCGATGTAATAAGGCTTATTCGAGTTAAGCAATGGGTCAAAAATGTTTTTCTGTTTATTCCGATTTTTTTTGCGGGGGAGATATTTAATGTCAATAAACTATTGATGGTCTTAACGGGGTTCGGCATATACTGTATGTGTGCAAGTGCTGTTTATATCCTTAATGACATTAAAGATGTTGACCTGGACAGAATACACCCTGAAAAATCCAAGCGGCCATTGGCCTCGGGGGCGATCAGTCTGGTTACGGCTTACTTCCTCTATGCCATATTTCTGGTTTCCAGTTTGGTATTAAGTTTTACTATCGATGTTAATTTCTTCGTCATTATAGTAGCTTATATGCTGATTAATGTGGCTTATAGCCTGGGATTGAAAAAGATATCTATCCTTGATCTCATGCTGGTTTCCATAGGCTTTGTGCTCAGGGTAGTGGCAGGTGGAGTAGTAGCAGATGTGCCTTTGTCTCACTGGCTGATAATTATGACTTTTCTTTTATCATTATTCATTGTATTGGCTAAACGTAGAGACGATCTGGTAGAGTTTAAGAACTCGGGCAAAGTACTGAGAGCATCAAGCCAGCATTATAACCTTGATTATATTCACTCAATCCTCACTATGCTCTCTGCCATTCTTATAACAGCGTATATTACATACACACTCTCAGATGATATTCAACAGCAGTTTCATACTGATGATCTGTATCTGACAAGTATATTTGTAATTGCGGGGGTCATGCGTTATATACAGATCACTATGGTAGAGAATAACAGTGGCTTTCCCACCAGCATATTGTATAAGGACAGGTTTATACACTTTACCCTTGTAGGTTGGCTTTTGAGCTTTTACCTGATCATATATGTTATAAAAGTTTAA
- a CDS encoding FAD-binding oxidoreductase translates to MDRKIKNWGNYPEIISNVKSFDTSGMVEELFKEEKHWIARGMGRCYGDASLGENVLSTLKYNKVTFFDTQSGIIECQAGFTLDEVLQLAVPKGWFLPVTPGTKFVSLGGAVASDIHGKNHHKEGSFSRHTLSIKVLCGDGKIYNCSKTENADLFEATCGGMGLTGVILSVRFQLRKISTSYITQKQIKAANLDELLILFEKYKEYTYSVAWVDCLARGKHFGRSILMLGEHAEMNDLKGAKAKAPLKVHSEAGLNIPFNFPSFVLNKYSIKLFNFAYYHKNFKKVQESTTHYDGFFYPLDNIKNWNRMYGKPGFLQYQFVLPLNQVEGMKLIMNKIAEKKQGSFLSVLKVFGPQNDLISFPEEGYTLALDFPMTGSLLKFLDELDQIVQDCGGRIYLTKDARMNKEFFHKSYPRLEEFIDIVNKYNPNTEFRSVQSERLSITR, encoded by the coding sequence GTGGACAGAAAAATAAAAAATTGGGGGAATTACCCGGAAATAATCAGCAATGTAAAATCCTTTGACACTTCAGGGATGGTTGAGGAGCTGTTTAAGGAGGAGAAACACTGGATAGCGCGGGGAATGGGCAGGTGTTATGGAGATGCTTCCCTTGGCGAAAACGTACTTTCAACCCTAAAATACAATAAAGTCACTTTTTTTGATACGCAAAGTGGTATAATAGAGTGTCAGGCAGGTTTTACGTTAGATGAAGTACTTCAGCTCGCTGTTCCCAAAGGCTGGTTTCTTCCTGTAACACCCGGAACCAAATTTGTTTCATTAGGTGGTGCTGTGGCTTCTGATATCCACGGAAAAAACCACCATAAAGAGGGCTCCTTTTCGCGACACACATTAAGCATAAAGGTATTATGCGGAGATGGAAAAATATATAACTGCTCCAAAACGGAAAATGCTGATCTGTTTGAAGCTACCTGTGGAGGGATGGGGCTTACCGGAGTTATACTTTCGGTCAGATTTCAGCTCAGGAAAATATCTACTTCCTATATAACTCAAAAGCAGATTAAAGCGGCAAATCTGGACGAACTGCTGATATTGTTTGAGAAGTATAAGGAGTACACCTATTCCGTGGCGTGGGTTGATTGCCTTGCCAGAGGAAAGCATTTTGGACGAAGTATTTTAATGCTTGGAGAGCATGCAGAAATGAATGATCTAAAGGGAGCAAAAGCAAAAGCCCCGTTAAAAGTCCATTCAGAAGCAGGTTTAAATATTCCTTTTAATTTTCCGTCTTTCGTACTGAATAAGTATAGTATTAAGTTATTTAACTTCGCATATTATCATAAAAACTTTAAGAAAGTTCAGGAAAGTACTACACACTATGATGGCTTTTTTTATCCATTGGATAATATAAAAAACTGGAATAGAATGTACGGAAAGCCTGGTTTTTTACAGTATCAGTTCGTATTGCCACTAAATCAGGTAGAGGGGATGAAACTAATCATGAATAAAATAGCCGAGAAGAAGCAAGGTTCATTCCTATCAGTCCTTAAAGTATTTGGCCCTCAAAATGACCTTATTTCTTTTCCGGAAGAGGGGTATACACTGGCTCTTGATTTTCCTATGACCGGTAGTCTTCTTAAATTTCTGGACGAACTGGACCAAATCGTACAGGATTGCGGCGGCCGTATATACCTTACAAAAGACGCCAGAATGAATAAGGAGTTTTTTCATAAGTCATACCCTCGTCTTGAAGAGTTTATTGACATTGTAAATAAATATAACCCAAACACTGAATTCAGGTCAGTGCAATCAGAAAGACTTTCAATAACCAGATGA
- a CDS encoding SDR family oxidoreductase, translating to MKTVLLLGATSDIGQALADKYAKEGYTVWLAGRNTNHMQDIAADLKIRHEVAVEYYKFEALDYVSHQKFYTDLPGIPDITVCIFGYLGDQEKAESAWDECQNILDTNYKAAVSILNIVASSYEERSVGTIVGISSVAGDRGRQSNYFYGSAKAGFTAYLAGLRNRLFKHNVHVLTVKPGFVDTKMTEHLELPAPLTAQPSKVAGAIFKAVKKRKNTIYVLGIWWLIMTIIKSIPEPIFKRLKL from the coding sequence ATGAAAACAGTTTTACTACTAGGAGCAACCTCGGATATAGGCCAGGCGCTGGCTGATAAGTATGCCAAAGAGGGATACACTGTATGGCTTGCAGGAAGAAATACCAATCATATGCAAGATATAGCCGCCGATCTGAAAATAAGGCATGAGGTTGCTGTAGAATATTATAAGTTTGAGGCCCTGGATTATGTCTCCCATCAGAAATTCTATACTGATCTGCCTGGTATTCCTGATATTACGGTTTGTATTTTTGGATACCTTGGTGATCAGGAAAAGGCCGAGTCAGCATGGGACGAGTGTCAGAATATATTAGACACGAATTACAAAGCTGCTGTATCCATACTCAATATAGTGGCCAGTAGCTATGAAGAAAGGTCGGTTGGTACTATTGTCGGGATTAGTTCTGTTGCAGGTGACAGAGGCAGACAAAGCAATTATTTTTATGGAAGTGCCAAGGCAGGTTTTACGGCATATCTTGCAGGGCTAAGGAACAGGCTCTTTAAGCATAATGTACATGTGTTAACAGTGAAACCTGGTTTTGTCGATACAAAAATGACTGAGCATCTGGAATTGCCCGCCCCGCTAACGGCTCAGCCATCAAAAGTAGCAGGAGCAATATTTAAAGCTGTTAAAAAAAGAAAGAACACCATATATGTATTAGGGATATGGTGGTTGATTATGACTATCATTAAATCAATCCCTGAACCAATTTTCAAAAGACTTAAACTTTGA
- a CDS encoding HAD family hydrolase, with protein sequence MRKLALFDFDGTLTTKDTFIEFIKFYRGAFKFYLGFMLLAPILILYKLKVIPNWRAKEYVITYFFKGESIAHFNEKGRAFAEEFIPGMVRKKALDKFNQHIAQGDLVMIVSASAVNWVKPWADKNGVELIATNLETKNNRLTGRILGRNCYGSEKVSRIGSQIDIRDYSDIHVYGDSRGDKEMLELATHPFYRKF encoded by the coding sequence TTGAGAAAGTTAGCGTTATTTGACTTTGATGGCACTCTTACTACAAAAGATACCTTTATCGAGTTTATTAAATTTTATAGGGGAGCTTTCAAGTTTTATCTTGGCTTTATGCTACTCGCACCTATATTGATTTTATATAAGTTGAAGGTAATTCCTAACTGGAGAGCCAAGGAGTATGTTATTACTTATTTTTTCAAAGGTGAATCAATAGCCCACTTCAATGAAAAGGGGAGAGCCTTTGCTGAGGAGTTTATTCCCGGCATGGTGAGAAAGAAAGCCCTGGATAAATTTAATCAGCATATTGCCCAGGGAGATTTGGTTATGATAGTGAGCGCTTCGGCAGTGAACTGGGTGAAGCCATGGGCGGATAAAAATGGTGTGGAGCTGATAGCTACTAATCTTGAAACAAAGAATAACCGATTAACCGGTAGGATACTGGGACGAAATTGTTATGGTTCAGAAAAAGTTTCCCGCATCGGCAGCCAGATTGATATCAGAGACTATTCGGATATCCATGTTTATGGAGATAGTAGGGGAGATAAGGAGATGCTCGAACTTGCCACTCATCCCTTTTACAGAAAATTTTAA
- a CDS encoding acyltransferase family protein — MSKKEGYLNYIHLFRGFAILIIVGIHCRISFRWPKDSIFRDVFITLLDNGTVLFVFIAGFLFQYLKGKYEYSSYLKRKTKYVILPYLIASTPAIIIDLYSKIPPVWLPENLVDQPKIFQALYMIATGKHLGPFWFIPMIVIFYLISPLLLRIDRPGFYKFIFPVLFIAGLFTYRFGFFSNTIDSFIHYLPVYIFGMGAARYRKELINLKTSWAILLVIIYCTIATLEVINIIAIPKLSSFEVARTAPYFAFNFSKLKVSLLCIILLRGFYVLNRDSLILKALGDYSFGIYFVHLYVITACEMVMKLIQPDFKLGPLTFLFYTALVSGLSIMIVIAIKKVFPRYSRLLIGS; from the coding sequence ATGAGCAAGAAAGAAGGCTACCTCAATTACATTCACTTGTTCAGAGGATTTGCCATTTTGATTATTGTTGGCATTCACTGCCGTATATCTTTCAGGTGGCCTAAAGATTCCATATTTCGAGATGTTTTTATCACATTACTTGATAATGGTACGGTTTTATTTGTATTCATAGCGGGTTTCCTGTTTCAGTACCTGAAAGGCAAGTATGAGTACTCTTCCTATTTAAAAAGGAAAACTAAATATGTTATACTACCCTATCTAATAGCCTCAACCCCAGCCATAATTATTGATCTTTACTCGAAAATACCCCCGGTATGGCTGCCGGAAAACCTTGTTGATCAACCAAAGATTTTCCAGGCTTTGTATATGATTGCCACTGGTAAACATCTGGGCCCTTTTTGGTTTATTCCGATGATAGTCATTTTCTATTTAATATCTCCGCTGCTATTAAGGATCGACCGGCCTGGTTTTTACAAATTCATTTTTCCGGTACTCTTTATAGCCGGATTATTTACTTACAGGTTTGGTTTCTTTTCTAATACGATAGATTCATTTATCCATTATTTACCTGTTTACATATTTGGAATGGGTGCCGCAAGATACAGGAAAGAGCTCATAAACTTAAAGACGTCATGGGCGATTCTATTGGTTATCATCTATTGTACTATAGCCACATTGGAAGTTATAAATATTATAGCTATTCCGAAGTTAAGCTCATTTGAAGTCGCCCGTACCGCACCTTATTTTGCTTTTAACTTTTCAAAATTAAAAGTGAGTCTGCTTTGTATCATTCTGCTCAGGGGGTTCTATGTACTAAACCGGGACAGTCTCATTTTAAAAGCTTTGGGAGATTATAGTTTTGGTATATATTTCGTGCATCTTTATGTTATTACAGCGTGCGAAATGGTCATGAAACTAATCCAACCTGATTTTAAACTTGGACCTCTTACCTTTCTTTTTTATACAGCTCTGGTTAGCGGGCTTTCCATTATGATCGTAATTGCCATTAAAAAAGTATTTCCCAGGTATAGCAGACTTCTTATTGGCAGCTAG
- a CDS encoding GMC oxidoreductase, whose product MTDQYDLIIVGTGFASSFFLKSYLEKAGSNKKILVLERGKFHPYSERLALKRGEKELQIKKAGQTYSTDAGKIWVFDPNFGGSSNCWTGCTPRFLPNDFKMNSLYGVGQDWPISYEDIEPYYTEVEKIMAISGPEETPFPKTSPYPLPAHQLSTVDSLLQSKYGNQYISQPTARASRAIGTRGACCSSSVCDLCPVNAKFTIENGLGYIYEDARITIEYEAQVIGLDTGDSLAKSVHYIKGNSEKKADGETIVLGANAVFNAHILLNSGDSNPNTGAGICEQLGVFARLYYNDLDNVGGSSIISANGYMMYDGEHRKNHAACIIESFNTPFVRNEAGKWRKLSIFKFIYEDIPQKENKVVLSEDERKPKVVYNAHSDYAQRGMARLPDDIDKYFGFLPIERVEIDSYSQKTEFHVCSTTKMGLTSEDSVIDGNMLHHKYRNVIVLGSSSYPSITPSNPTLTLSALSLRAADKYLL is encoded by the coding sequence ATGACAGACCAGTATGATCTGATCATAGTTGGAACCGGTTTTGCATCATCTTTTTTCCTTAAATCTTATTTGGAAAAAGCCGGTTCCAACAAAAAAATATTAGTACTTGAAAGAGGTAAATTCCACCCTTACTCAGAAAGACTAGCCCTAAAACGGGGTGAAAAGGAATTACAAATAAAAAAAGCCGGTCAAACTTACTCTACTGATGCCGGCAAAATCTGGGTTTTTGATCCAAACTTCGGAGGAAGTTCAAATTGCTGGACGGGCTGTACTCCTCGCTTTCTTCCCAATGATTTTAAAATGAACTCTCTATATGGTGTAGGACAGGACTGGCCCATATCATATGAAGATATTGAACCTTATTATACTGAAGTTGAAAAAATAATGGCAATTTCGGGACCTGAAGAAACGCCATTCCCTAAAACATCACCATACCCTCTGCCCGCACATCAGCTAAGCACAGTTGATAGTTTATTGCAATCCAAATATGGAAACCAATATATCAGTCAGCCTACTGCAAGGGCTAGCAGAGCCATTGGAACCCGTGGTGCATGCTGTTCCAGTTCGGTCTGCGATCTATGTCCTGTAAACGCTAAGTTTACTATAGAAAATGGGCTGGGTTATATTTATGAGGACGCAAGAATCACTATAGAATATGAGGCACAAGTGATAGGCCTCGATACAGGAGATAGCCTGGCTAAGTCCGTTCATTATATCAAGGGAAACTCGGAAAAGAAAGCTGATGGAGAAACCATTGTACTTGGGGCCAATGCAGTTTTTAATGCACATATCCTGCTAAACTCCGGTGACTCAAATCCAAATACGGGCGCAGGAATATGTGAGCAGCTGGGAGTATTTGCCAGATTATATTACAATGATCTCGATAACGTTGGAGGTAGCTCCATTATTTCTGCAAATGGCTACATGATGTACGACGGAGAACACAGAAAAAATCATGCGGCATGTATCATTGAGAGCTTTAACACTCCTTTTGTAAGAAATGAAGCGGGTAAATGGAGAAAGCTATCCATTTTTAAATTTATATATGAGGATATTCCTCAAAAAGAAAATAAGGTTGTGTTGTCAGAAGATGAAAGAAAGCCCAAAGTGGTCTATAATGCTCATTCTGACTATGCTCAACGAGGAATGGCCAGGCTCCCCGATGACATAGACAAATACTTTGGGTTCTTACCCATTGAAAGGGTAGAAATTGACAGTTATAGTCAAAAAACTGAGTTCCACGTTTGCTCCACAACCAAGATGGGATTAACTTCAGAGGACAGTGTAATCGACGGAAATATGCTTCATCATAAATACCGAAATGTCATTGTTCTGGGAAGTAGTTCATATCCATCAATCACTCCTTCCAACCCTACGTTGACTTTATCTGCACTTTCGCTAAGAGCAGCTGACAAGTATTTGCTATGA
- a CDS encoding fibronectin type III domain-containing protein: MKRNLTTVLIILLASMALSAQVPKDYYYIVPGTMSYRMDGSSSPQLKQDTLVRGTYYGSNNGGAMTGFNSSQYKDFTLFRHPTNSNWITDPHQVDLLPKSGNGGFNQGNNKWLLNYRIAYPTDFDSLGSDLKPLIVFMHGAGERGDCWGGNCYGENDPRMWNNDHNLQHGGRQHVEAINRNSSDPRHWPGFVVFPQNKNGYNPGPGLDTWTGRVIALVEQLIKKYPIDPNKIYIHGLSEGAQGTWMLINSRPDLFAAAAPMSGHRDHGAFDTDVVSPDTTMIHMPVWQFQGGRDTRPKPSSTEQKLNKIKNLGGTPRYTLYPTLGHGVWNTAYAEPDFFSWFLQYSKLTIHGYYGVKAVCEGDEVNVRLGISKGFDEYEWRKIKDGVTTAVAPSPERDNEIIADDFASYQVRFRRGSQWTEWSEPYTITEKPRPTAKIIAEGSTALPGLDGSTEVTLSTDEQGIYYEWYKNGTLYLHDSTLNAITVSDPGAYSLVVKDEGLCKGFESNKIYVSNEPYLGSLPAAPDNIHASASSATSINVYWQDKSDDELGFEVYRSTDGINFSWVTTTTPNKLLYADTALNSATTYYYKVRAYNTNGPSSPSEVASATTLTDSQKPTAPGNFKFDNFAYTEHRINVTVDNLADEYFTVHTDQVVLSWSPSTDNVGVTQYKVYFLDGTLAATTSNTTATVTGLEKEKTYSFYVVAYDNAGNASSPSSAVSVTTVLEGLYFNLFAGGTWDVVKDFSDWALHANGAHPNFRIAVREDYTEDDDYFAFDFFGYIYITTPGTYTFYTTSDDGSQLWIGGTKVVDNDGLHGSVERSGTISLTAGAHPITVKYFERSGGHNLQVSYRGPTGSGINKQQIPDSALKSGYMPEQNLPDTPTNLTANADATEFSIDLNWDYESTDIVVLGSSTAYGAEVAANESWVERLDSTMLANNANYTLTNLAANGLNTYHVRATGTSGGGYFADPSHNITAALALNPDIIIVNLPSNNVADNIDASTTVVHYNELLNLASAQDVEIFFTTTQPRNFNTNSAKRHLLETEADAVRASLDDRVIDIYDYLTDFSNDNRIKAQFDSGDGTHLNSSGHYYILTEVLKTVGPYMPKFEVYASESGGSYEIVHTTGYGETAYTHAELSPSTSFTYRVKAVNIYGSSGFSNTAGATSPADVVAPSVPQNLWVRAKTDTQIALSWDNSVDNVGVTEYIVSYALASEGSGSRIGSSARTQAETVSTVSNGVTIEGLSPETEYMFSVAARDGANNTSIDSDPITVETLSDSPLPVEFIDFSYTINGNSVNLNWITGSELNNEYFSVERAVDINEFTEIGTVNGSGTTTSAVNYEFTDYKPLNLAYYRIKQVDFDGGFSYSKVIRVTLKNNFDELTVYPNPASPNNINIKGYIASESDRVSINFFDVMGKSSLLIETDPNTLLEGLTIDARNNLHTGVYIVEISDGNNKSQKRVIIR; encoded by the coding sequence ATGAAAAGAAATCTTACTACCGTATTAATTATACTGTTGGCTTCAATGGCCTTGTCAGCGCAAGTGCCAAAAGATTATTATTACATAGTTCCGGGTACTATGAGCTATAGAATGGACGGTTCTAGCAGCCCTCAGCTCAAACAAGACACCTTGGTGCGTGGAACCTATTATGGCTCGAACAATGGCGGTGCCATGACTGGTTTCAACTCTTCTCAATATAAAGATTTTACTCTATTCCGTCATCCTACTAACTCAAATTGGATAACCGACCCTCATCAGGTAGATTTACTTCCAAAATCAGGGAATGGTGGTTTCAATCAGGGAAATAATAAATGGTTGTTAAACTATCGGATTGCATATCCTACGGATTTCGATTCCTTAGGCAGCGATTTAAAACCGCTTATTGTTTTTATGCATGGAGCAGGTGAAAGAGGCGATTGCTGGGGAGGAAACTGTTATGGCGAAAATGACCCCAGAATGTGGAACAACGATCACAACCTACAGCACGGTGGCCGCCAGCATGTAGAAGCCATTAACAGAAACTCTTCAGACCCAAGACACTGGCCAGGATTTGTAGTATTTCCTCAAAATAAAAATGGATACAATCCCGGCCCGGGGCTGGATACCTGGACAGGAAGGGTTATTGCGTTGGTTGAGCAGCTTATAAAAAAATATCCCATTGACCCGAACAAAATATATATACACGGATTATCCGAAGGTGCTCAAGGTACGTGGATGCTTATTAACTCAAGACCAGATCTTTTTGCAGCGGCAGCTCCTATGTCAGGTCACAGAGACCACGGTGCATTTGACACAGATGTGGTCTCACCGGACACTACAATGATTCACATGCCGGTATGGCAGTTTCAGGGAGGAAGAGATACCAGACCCAAGCCATCATCAACAGAACAAAAACTTAATAAGATAAAAAATCTTGGAGGTACGCCTCGCTACACCCTCTACCCTACCCTGGGACATGGTGTCTGGAATACAGCCTATGCAGAACCTGACTTTTTTTCATGGTTTTTACAATATAGTAAGCTAACTATTCACGGATATTATGGTGTTAAAGCCGTCTGTGAGGGAGATGAAGTCAATGTAAGGCTAGGTATATCCAAAGGTTTTGATGAATATGAATGGCGTAAAATAAAAGATGGTGTTACCACCGCGGTAGCCCCTTCTCCTGAAAGGGACAACGAAATAATAGCTGATGATTTTGCCAGCTACCAGGTAAGATTCAGAAGAGGATCACAATGGACTGAATGGTCAGAACCATATACAATAACCGAGAAACCTCGTCCAACTGCCAAAATCATAGCAGAAGGAAGCACTGCTTTACCTGGTTTAGATGGCAGTACTGAGGTAACTTTGTCTACTGATGAACAGGGAATCTATTATGAATGGTATAAAAACGGAACTCTGTACTTACATGATTCTACATTGAATGCCATTACAGTTTCCGATCCCGGAGCATACTCATTGGTAGTGAAAGATGAAGGACTGTGCAAAGGCTTTGAATCCAACAAAATATATGTATCTAACGAGCCTTATTTGGGATCATTACCCGCCGCGCCTGACAACATACATGCCTCTGCCAGCTCAGCAACGTCCATAAATGTTTACTGGCAGGATAAATCAGACGATGAATTAGGTTTTGAAGTATACCGAAGTACTGACGGCATTAATTTCTCATGGGTAACTACTACTACTCCAAATAAGTTATTGTATGCTGACACAGCTTTGAATAGTGCTACCACGTATTACTATAAAGTAAGAGCGTATAATACAAACGGCCCTTCTTCTCCTTCTGAGGTTGCATCGGCCACAACATTGACCGACAGCCAAAAACCTACGGCTCCCGGTAATTTTAAATTTGACAACTTTGCCTATACTGAGCACCGCATAAACGTTACTGTAGATAACCTTGCTGATGAATACTTCACCGTTCATACCGATCAGGTAGTATTATCATGGTCCCCTTCAACTGATAACGTAGGTGTTACGCAATACAAAGTTTATTTTCTGGATGGTACACTGGCAGCTACAACTTCAAACACCACTGCAACAGTTACCGGACTTGAAAAAGAAAAAACTTATAGTTTTTATGTAGTTGCCTACGACAACGCAGGAAATGCATCAAGTCCTAGTAGTGCTGTTTCGGTTACCACAGTACTTGAAGGGTTATATTTTAATCTTTTTGCCGGAGGCACCTGGGATGTAGTTAAAGATTTCTCAGACTGGGCACTTCATGCCAATGGTGCTCACCCTAATTTTAGAATAGCCGTAAGAGAGGACTATACAGAAGATGATGATTATTTTGCCTTTGACTTCTTTGGCTATATTTACATAACTACACCAGGCACTTATACATTCTACACAACATCAGATGATGGTAGCCAATTATGGATTGGAGGTACTAAAGTGGTTGATAATGATGGTCTTCATGGAAGTGTTGAGAGAAGTGGTACAATTAGCCTGACGGCAGGTGCTCACCCTATTACGGTCAAATATTTTGAGAGATCGGGAGGACACAATTTGCAGGTATCCTACAGAGGCCCTACGGGAAGCGGTATAAACAAACAACAAATTCCGGACAGTGCCCTGAAAAGTGGGTATATGCCAGAGCAAAACCTTCCTGATACTCCTACTAATTTGACTGCTAATGCCGATGCCACCGAATTCAGTATAGATCTGAATTGGGATTATGAGTCAACCGACATAGTAGTCCTTGGATCATCAACAGCGTATGGGGCTGAAGTTGCAGCAAATGAAAGCTGGGTTGAAAGACTGGATAGTACTATGCTAGCTAATAATGCCAACTACACTTTAACTAATCTTGCTGCTAATGGCTTAAATACATACCATGTAAGAGCAACAGGCACAAGCGGAGGAGGCTATTTTGCAGATCCAAGTCACAATATAACCGCTGCTCTGGCCCTAAATCCAGATATTATTATAGTTAATCTTCCATCGAATAATGTTGCTGATAATATTGATGCCTCAACCACTGTGGTGCATTACAATGAGCTCCTGAATTTAGCCTCTGCGCAGGATGTGGAGATTTTCTTTACCACCACACAGCCCAGGAATTTCAATACTAATTCAGCAAAAAGACATCTATTGGAAACCGAAGCGGACGCTGTAAGAGCTTCATTAGATGACAGAGTTATTGATATTTATGATTACCTGACTGACTTTAGTAATGATAACCGAATTAAAGCACAATTTGATTCAGGTGATGGAACTCATCTGAACAGCTCGGGTCACTATTACATACTGACAGAAGTACTAAAAACTGTTGGCCCTTATATGCCAAAATTTGAGGTATACGCGTCAGAATCAGGCGGAAGTTATGAAATAGTACACACTACAGGGTACGGAGAAACAGCCTACACTCACGCGGAGCTATCTCCCAGCACAAGCTTTACCTATCGGGTTAAAGCAGTGAATATCTATGGTTCATCAGGCTTTTCAAATACGGCCGGTGCAACCTCACCTGCAGACGTAGTTGCTCCATCTGTTCCACAAAACCTATGGGTCAGAGCCAAGACAGATACACAGATTGCGCTTTCATGGGATAATTCGGTGGATAATGTCGGTGTAACTGAATACATTGTATCCTATGCTCTGGCTTCAGAGGGTAGCGGTTCAAGAATAGGTTCATCAGCTCGTACACAGGCTGAAACTGTTTCTACAGTCAGCAATGGAGTTACTATTGAAGGGCTATCTCCTGAAACAGAATATATGTTCAGTGTCGCTGCTCGTGATGGAGCTAATAATACTTCCATAGATAGTGATCCAATCACCGTGGAAACTCTTAGTGACAGTCCGCTACCTGTTGAATTTATCGATTTCTCCTACACTATCAATGGTAACAGTGTTAACTTGAACTGGATCACAGGCAGCGAACTCAATAATGAATATTTCTCAGTGGAGAGAGCAGTAGACATCAACGAGTTTACAGAGATCGGTACAGTAAATGGATCAGGTACAACCACCAGTGCCGTGAACTATGAATTTACAGATTACAAGCCTCTCAATTTAGCTTATTACCGTATCAAGCAAGTGGATTTTGATGGCGGCTTTAGTTATTCAAAGGTTATTCGGGTCACACTCAAAAACAATTTTGATGAGCTAACTGTCTATCCAAACCCTGCAAGCCCTAACAATATCAATATTAAAGGCTATATAGCATCAGAGTCGGATAGAGTTAGCATTAATTTCTTTGATGTAATGGGCAAAAGCTCATTGCTAATTGAAACTGATCCGAATACACTATTAGAGGGACTAACGATAGATGCGAGAAATAATTTGCACACTGGGGTTTACATTGTAGAAATATCGGACGGAAATAATAAATCTCAGAAACGCGTTATTATAAGATAA